In Gracilinanus agilis isolate LMUSP501 chromosome 1, AgileGrace, whole genome shotgun sequence, the sequence aaaaaaggaaaggaaggaaggaaggaaagaaggaatgaaaaaggaaagaaggaaagaaggaagaaagatgacTCAGACAtgctattgaaataaaaaaaaaaagattcccatctcaacctcctctccccacctcctcaaaaaaaatcaaaacatttcagTAGTTAATCAAACAGGTTCAAAGCCAGACACCCAAAGGGATCAAGAGAGGAAAATGCACGAGTTCTATAATAAGGTCAAAGGTAATGTTGAAGAAGCCTTCTGCAAAGAGTCAGATAAAGACACTAGATAACAGAACAGCCAGGAGTGTGTGGTTTCAACTAATTAGATAACAAATTGCTTCATAGAAAGATAAGCCCAATGTTACATATACCTCCTTTTGTGTAGTTGTAGGTTCAGATAGCTCCAGATAGAAATTTGTCTCTTTTGATGTTTGAAATATGGGACAACACTTGTCCCTTGAAGTTAGAAGATCAagatcaatcaaccaacaagcatttattgccATTTCCTGAAGAactgtcaaaagatatgaacactgtaaaaaatgatgatcaggttaaataaaaaaaaaaaacttggaaagaaatacATGAGATAgtgaagagcaaaatgagtagaGCCAAGAGAATATTATGAACAGTTACAGATTTAATCTtgaaagaataacttgtgaatgtccacctcctgAGAATGagctgaaaaatgaaaacatgaaagacataatctatatatacattatCTATTGCTGGATTATGCCTTCTATGGTGTAGAAATGCAGGGAGATTCTGAGagacctggaaataaattctattaatgataaaatgaaaaaattttagaaggaaataaaaaaagagacatgaataggggcaactgggtggcccagtgcatagagagccaagcctggagatgggaattcttgggttcaaatttggcctcagattcttcctagctgtttgaccctgggcaactcacctaaccccaattttctatcccttaccacttctctgctggatatatatatatatatgctagtaTTTGTTCCAatacagaatgtaagggtttcattttaaaaaaagatatgaacaggaaattttcaaagagaaattCAAACCATTACCTATTATATTAAAAcactaaattattaatatttagaaaaataaaaattaaagcaactttgagaCTCTACCTTATGCTTACCAGACTGTTGATGATGACAAAagcagaaaatgacaaatgttggaggcattttgaaaaaaaacaattatactgCACCCTGTTTGTGGAGCAGTGCgttgctccaaccattctggaaatttATATCACTCCTAGGCCCATGCCCCaaagaaatcagatttttttttttttatctgaaagtGCAAAGTTTTTGCTCAATAATGGGAAATCAAGAGTGTGACCATCCTTATGTGTAGCTGAAGTGGAACAGAGAAGCAGGTCGTAGGAGTTGATGGGattaagagataagagagataagAATAGTTGAAGGGACATCAGTAAATGTGTTGAATTTCCTAGCAGAAGAGTAGGAATTGAACTGGAGCAGAAGACTGTGAGCCAGGTATTGAAATCCTTCAGGTAGTATGGAGAATTATCCAGGGGATTGGAGTCATAgcagatggaaaggaaggagaatgatAAATACTTGCCACTTGAATCTGAATTATGTGTTAAATTTGGATAGAATGAACTTCCaatccaaattctaatttttattaactgtgtgacttcaggtagtcacttaaccttgctgggTCTTGgattccttatccataaaatagggAGGGAGGCatgctgaatgatttctttccaAATCTATATCTATGCTTCTGTGAATTTAGAGCTTAGCAGCATGCAAGATCCTTGCTTGCAAGGGTTAAACTCTTCTGCAGTCTGGTTCAGTAATAAAATCATGGAATAAGGTGATGCATTGGACAGTCACACttcttgattttatttctctcaGCCAAGCTCCGATGGGGCATAAATACGGTTaggcttcatggaagaaatagTTTACAAGAGGGATTTGAGAAATGGAAGCTTTCTGAGAACCACTGAGGGCTGACTGATTTTTAATAAGTTgaaggaggaatgggaaaggaacATGAACAGCCTGACTAGTTAAAttagcagcaaaaaaaaaaattttttttaaatgccgtTTGGAAAGATTTCTTTAAAGAGATTAGGAGAAGACGACTTAATCTTTAGGATGTAATAAAGAATTAGCCATCCCTCATTGAAAAGGGTTTATTAATGGATCTGGGGAGCTGCCCTACAACTGCGGGCCACTAGGTGGTACCGGCAGCCCAAGGCTTCATTAGTCACAGAAGCCACTCTAAAAGAGTAAGTTGGTAGAAAGGACGGAGGAActagagaaggagggaagactgggagaggggggagggaggaggagtctTCAGCTGAGCTCAGGAGAGTCAATAACTCTGCGAGTCTATATAAGGGCCACTGGAGTGGAGGTAATTGATGCTTTTGCTCTCCGGATTTGAGAATTCCTGCCTTCCCCGGTGATGGCATCTTGTTCCAGGCAGACATCACAACCTATAGATTCGAGGTGTCCTGGGAGAACTGCAACTTCCAACAGTTGGGGGAGAAAGAGTGCTGTCTGGGAACAGAAGTAAATGCTGAAGGAACAGTACCGGTAAATAGCTACAACTGTCTACTGATTTGAAAGGCTGTCAGGAGCAATGTGAATCCATTCTTAACTTTTAGTCATAGAAGGTTGTGAGCAGCGACTAGCGTGGCTCAGTGACTATTTCTTAAGCTGTTCTTTAAGATACTTTGCTAAGGAATACGACTGATTGAGTTCCCTTAGGAGGGACCATGGCTAATTATTCTGTACAGTACTATGTGATGGCAGTTTTAATAGTATTTATTGGGTTCATTCTCAAGaggaaaaatgagggaaattTGAACACTattagccccccccccccctcctcaaagaaaaggaaagaaaagaaagcaaaactgtGCTATTGGTTTAGAGGGCAAAGGGAGGGTTTAGATCACAATGGGGCAGAAAGCAGTTGTGTAACTGGGGGaatgaagtttctttttttaggaGCTAGTATTTTTGGAGCCCTTCCCTGTTCATATGtttttatgaaatgaataaaatgatttctCAAGAAATGTCAAAGTGAGAAAAGATAATATTCAGTGGAGGGAAACAAATCTTAGTTCTTCCCCTCTCAATTTCCTAAATGTAGATACAAACCTATGTTTTTGCCATGGAGGAAGGGACCCCAAAGATGAACATGAAGAAGCTAATGAAATGATATCAATTAGTTTTCAAAATTGGGACTTAATCAGATTTAAAAGAGTCAGGACCAGCACTGAGAGAGCAGATGTATGTCTCTCATACCAGGTGGGATTCTGGCGAAGGGTGCACATCTTCCCTTAGCATAATATTTCCCAAAGTAGAGAGAACAGAAGGGACATGACCGGAGAAAATCTGTTTTATTGTATATGATCTTTTCTTGTAAGTGGGGTggcaacagaaaagaaaagagtatcaGGAAGTCCAATCAAATTCCAGAGCACACATTATTTTTAGGCATTATCAAAATTATCAGAGATTCAATAAAGGAGATATAACTAGAGGGAGACGATTAggagtattttattctatttgtctCTGCTGGCTTGGGCTTGCTTATGTCATGCTGTTCTCTCTTTTTGGTAGGACTGTTCTCTCTGGATCATATATTTGCTAACCTGTTGTACAGCAAATTCCCTGGAAAGAAGAGAGTCTCTTCCTCTCATGATGAACTCTTCTATTTTCCTGCAAACCTTGGATCTTAACTTGAGCTCTTTGGGGGGCAACATGTCAGGACCCATGATCAAGAGCAAGTTATCACCCTGTGAGCAAGTGGGCATAGCTGTCGAGGTGTTCCTGACCCTTGGTATTGTCAGCCTCTTAGAGAACATCTTAGTCATCGGTGCCATAGTCAAGAACAAGAACTTACACTCTCCCATGTATTTCTTTGTGTGCAATTTAGCTGTTGCAGACATGCTAGTGAGTGTGTCCAATGCCTGGGAGACCATCACAATATACCTAATAAACAATAAGCATCTGGTGATGGAAGATGCTTTTGTGCGCCATATAGACAATGTATTTGATTCTATGATTTGCATCTCTGTGGTGGCCTCCATGTGTAGTTTGTTGGCTATTGCAGTGGACAGGTATGTCACCATCTTCTATGCCCTGCGTTACCACAACATCATGACAGTGAAGCGATCGGGGATTATCATTGCTTGCATCTGGACATTTTGTACTGGTTGCGGCATCATCTTCATCCTTTACTATGAGTCTACTTATGTCATCATTTGTCTCATTACCATGTTTTTCACCATGCTGTTTCTTATGGTATCTCTATATATCCATATGTTCCTCTTGGCTCGGACTCATGTGAAGCGGATTGCAGCCCTGTCAGGCTATAGTTCGGTCAGGCAGAGGATCAGCATGAAAGGGGCCATCACCTTGACAATGTTACTTGGTGTTTTCATTGTTTGCTGGGCTCCATTCTTCCTCCACCTCATCCTCATGATTTCTTGTCCCCAGAATCTTTACTGTATTTGCTTCATGTCCCACTTCAACATGTACCTCATACTTATCATGTGTAACTCTGTGATCGATCCTCTGATCTATGCCTTCCGCAGCCAGGAGATGAGGAAAACCTTCAAAGAGATTATTTGTTGCTATGGACTAAGAATGACCTGTGGGTTCCCTATTAAGTAttaaaactgttttatttttattttgtttttctttctcatttcctttttggacaAAAACAGATAGTTGATGTAGGGAGGTGGATAGTTTTGTGGGTAGGAAAACTACAAAGCTAGCCATGGGTTAACTTTGCATATTTTTTTGCACTTCAAAAATAAGATGCATGCTTTTCTCTCTGCTTTGTTTGGAATGATAACCAACACCCAATTATCCACATGTGGTTAATCCACTTTAGACTGTCTATGTTATATTTCTAAATTCCAGGttgactctttcctttttttccccttctcccccatctATGCCATTCTTGTTGGTATTGTTTGCTTGGAGAATGGGAATTAACCTTAGCATTAGCCTGAGCAAAACAGAATCAAGGAAGTAAATCTGCTTCcatgcaaaagaaagaaagaaagaaatcatgcAATCTATTTTCAGTCCAAATGATTAGGGAAATATTTTCTGTGTGTAATCCAATGGGCTAATGTTCCTCCCCCTCCATTAGCATAGACAATTGAGagtcaattcaattttttaaaaaagtgatgtaTTTTGACCCCTTATTTCTCCTATAGAAGCAGTTCCATGATGGCTTGATGCTCATTCGAGTTAGGCACACTTtctaagagggataagagaataTTCTTGGTCTAACTCTGCCTTCTTGAGATTTATTGTCCTCATTGAAATAcctcatttctctccctttcacccAATTTTGTGGTTTTGGGTACGTATTCATTAAGTGCCTGCCAGTGGAATTTTTATATCTCTAACAAAAATTATGTTGTAATACTTGTTATATCTTTCAGTGACTTCTCTGGAACTCATTTTTGTTGCCTGTTTCCTATTAAATTCAGAGTTTCAGCTTTTTGGGTGACATTTCCTGGGCCTGTCCCATAGCCTTAACCATAAGAAGAAAACATCTGTAAACCCCAAAAATTATGTTGTAACATATTGAAGGCAAAGATATGCCACTCATTGAACATGCCCAAGTTCTGTCTCCTGTTGACTCACATTgacatcaaaatccagtggcaagccTAATCAGCATATCACTTTGTCCTGATTTTCACACTGAAGTAAAGACTAAACATCTTAAAAGTAGTGgtttacttctcttttcctcacCCAAGAAGTATATCTGAGGAGGTGAATGTAGTTTTGGtactaaatattaaatattaaatagatttgttttaattttgctcACTTTCACCTAGAATACTCCCAAAGTAGGAAATGACATAAAAAGAACAGTAGTGGATATATAGCATTTGACAATTGGCCATTTAGGTCCAGGATCTAAAATACAGGACTCCTTTCCTGAATGTTCTCATCTGAGTTCTATGCCATATTGGATTGGACATAGAATAATTAATACAAATGTGACTACTTCCTTGAACAGAATGAGACTGAAGAATTCAAATTCACCGGAGACAGCATGGTACACAGGAGAAAAATACTGAATTTGAAGGGAGAGGactttgggtttgaatcctacatCTGCCACTATTTATGAAGTCTGGGGCAACcattctaggcctcagtttcctaatttgtgaAATTGgagagttggaatagatgatttCTGAGCTTCTTTCTAGCTGTGTCTGATCACTAGAATATCAATATAAGAAGACCAGAGGTGGTCTTGAGAGCTTTACATGAATCCATATCAAGAAAGTCACTCTTCCTGTTAGGGAAATAACCCTGAGAATTGTTTTGTGGTCTTCTATTTCTAGGCTAACCACCCATTCACATAtgaccttttttatttctctagaaaatctcaatttgcttttttttaactgaatagTTACTCCAGACTGGATTTTTGTTATTGATCCAGTGGAGCTGAATGCtctatgggggggtggggtgggtaatTTCATGGTGTTTCTTTTGTGAGTGTTCCTGGCTACTGTATGGTTGGTTAAAGCTTTCCTTCATGGTGCTTCTGATTTGCCATAAGGTCAGAACCTTTTATTTTCAGGTCCTCATAGAAATGCTCAAAATGTATTTTAGTTACTCTGTAAATAACTTAGAAACTACCTAAGACTTTGGGACCTTTAGCTGGAAAGACTGAATATATCCTGGATAATGTGAATAATTGTAAATGAGAAACCAAATgaaaatatatccattttatgTGTTTGATGTCCTTGTATATAAGTAATTTCTGTTTTCTTGGAACTGTTTAGTGTAAATTAAAGTAATGGTTAATAAAATCAAGGAACTGAAAAAACCATTCCTAGTCATTATTTGAATGTTTTTTGATTTAGAGTTTATTTGGTTTTACTGAGAATTTGTCAATACCAAATGGCTCCTGAGATGTTACATTAAATATTATGTTACATTCTAGTACCTCTGTCAACATGCATTATCCTCAGGGATACCATTTCTCCACATTAATTTATACAAGTAAAGTTATACATTTGCTATAAATATAGGTCAAAACTACTCATTAATTTGATCACTAGTTGACATTTGAAGACCTCATTCAggctcctattttattttttagataatttCCAAATTTTCCCCTTGGAACAAGTGCCCATGAAATTCTAACTTGACATTGAAGCTTCCCTGACTATTCTGAACCTTAATGACTTCCCTTTCTTTGGAGATCTCTTAACACTTAGAGGTTACTACAAAATTAAGTGTCAATTATATCCATTTATATTATGTACCCTTAAAAAAACCTCTGACTttattgatactaagtattagtttcaaggcagaggagtggtaaggctaggcaattgaggttaaatggcttgcccagagtcacacaactgagaagtgtctaaggtcatatttgaacccaggacttcctgtctccaggtctagctctgtatctactgagccacccacctgcccttATATTATGTACTCTTATTTCATTTGTGATAGTATTGCTTCCCACTGGAGAGTAAGCTTCTTCATCATTGACATCTCCTCCACTTAGTCAGTGGAAGAGTAGTTTTCCTCTTTGCCTGAAGACCTCCAGTAATGGAAGCCACTGCTCTTTGGGTCAGCCTATTCCATTTTGGGATAGGTATAATTTTAAacaagtttttcctgacatcaggtCAAAATTGGCTTCTCTGCAACCTTTTACTTATGCCCTTTCTTCTAGTACTTGGTAGAAttggagtagagagaaagggatgtataataaatacattttggaaGTAGAATCTCTCTGGACCTTCATCTCCCTTTTCAGTAAATTTTACTTAGAGGTATTGTGAGGTTCCTAAGATTAAGTCCTGGTAGGGTATTATTTAGtccaattctcttttttcttattttcataaatgtggaaactgattattcagagaagaaaattaacTTGCTTCCCAGCATCTAGGTGgcaatagtggatagagtgctagctcCAGAGgcaagaagactcaagttcaaatccagcctcagacacttatcacctgtgtgaccctgaataagtcacttaagctgtttgcctcagtcttcttaaccataaaatgaggaaaataacacaCTTACTTTGCCAGGTGGtggtgaagattaaatgagataatatttgtaaagtacccaGTAAGTAGTAAGTACCACTTTTCTCCCCACCCACTCCCATTTGCTCCTGGTCACATAACTACTAAGCATTCCTATTGGGATTTAAGCCCAACTTATTCTCACCTTTTTACAGAATGCGGGCTTTCTTTTCATTCTCGAGCAACATTGAATTCATGGTCTCCTGGCCATGAGCTGAGTATAACATACTGCTTTTCTTTCCTGCAAGAACATTGACTGGTTTTCAGTTCTAAACCTCACTTTGCAGTGGTTCATGGCAGTATTGAAGTTCTTAGAGAGAGCAGTTAGGCTTATTTTGTACATCTCTTCCTCTAACTTTGACTTTGAAGTGAACACCACTCAGTTATCTTAGTTGGCTACTATATTAGTGACATTAATTGATCAATTATCTGTATGCATAACCAAGAACAGGTGAGGCATTGAAGTAAAAGCACAGGGTAGGGATGTTAATCAAGAAACAACATGAGggaatctaggtggctcagtggatagagagcctagagactagaggtcctgagttcaaatctagcctcagatacttcctacctgtgtgactgagcaagtcacttaactccaattgcctttattgttcttttgccttggaatctatacttaatATCAACTCTATGATAGAAAGTAAtcgttttttttaaaagaagcaacaTGTAAATTTTAGTGTTTAACTCAGAGAActattaatttggaaaaatcatATCTAAGAGTTAAATTGAGGGTCTTCAGTGAGGGGGGACCTATTAGCTCCCCAGGTAAGCCCCATACAACTTTTGGATCTGTTTTTTTCTTGGAAAGTTTTTTCTTACATTAGATTTGTCTGCTTCGTTGTAATTTCTACCTATCATGCATCATTCATTGCCAAGCAGGACAAATCTATTCCATTTCCCATATTACAGTtgttccttcaaatatttgaagataggcAGCTCTattccttaccttccaacttTCCATCCTTtccactctcccctcccccagataTCTTCTCTTATTCAGTTTAAATATCAAGAAACAGagcatcacagaattttagagatggaagcaAGAGTCTACCGATAAATGTCTAACTGGCTTTCCAGGAGAAAAGTATATATGTcacacttttaaaatttaatctggcTTATTGAAGTTTTCCACATTACTTTAAATTAGTCAACAAAACACTAAATCAAGCCATgattgtagcatttgctgatttccaaggtgtatgtgctcccactgaaaatttaacaattagctcttgTGCGTGGGTTTGAGGCGGCTCCAGCATACTCTttcttggaagggaccttgggagTAATTGTTTTATTGTATCCTATCCCTTCCAATCCCAGAGAATCCTCACCTCTATGTACCCAGAAAGCAGTCTTCTAGCCTCTGTTTGAAAGCTTTCATTAAGGGGAACCCAATACCTATTAAAACAGCCCATTCAATCTTTTGATAGCTCTAAGTTTTCCAGATATTAAACCTTTTGTGACTTTTGTCCATTGCTTCTGGCTCTGCCCTCTGTGGCCCAACAGAACCAGTCTAGTCCCTTTCTCacatgacagtctttcaaatTCTTGACAATAGGCATCatgtcttgtctgactcttttcttcttgaggaaaaaaaacaaaacaacacttcCAGTCATTTCAACTGATTGTCACGTGAAATGGACTTGGAGCCTTTTGCCAATCTAGTTGCTTTCCTTTGGGTGTTCTATAGTTTTTCAACATCCTTCCTAAACCATGGTTCCTATAATTGAATACAATATTACAGGAGTGGCCTGAGCAGAACAGAGGACAAGAAGATCTTTTAGGATCTTGACAGTTATACACTATGTTTATTATTTCTCCCAGCTTTGTATTATCTACAAATATCCCAAGttcattatttatacttttatgtagtatatgttatatactatttatgtactatatatataatatacataccaCATATTATATACAAGATATAGAGTATATGCCTGAGTATTCTCTATTCCTGATTCTAAAAGGCAGAACCCCAAGGATCTCATCATTTCAACCTCAGCAAATAGAACCCCTCTGTTGGTACAGAAAATAATTTCCCCCTTTTGGATTTTCaggtttgaaaaatgaaattgtcaTCAAGAAGAAACTATTTgttaaatttctgtttttctctggTCCAATGCTTTGGTAAGTCTGACAGGCTCTTTTACAAAAACTCCCCACATCCCTTAATTCTTACActttgtcttagaaacaatatggcagaagagtggtaaggactaggcagttggggtcatacagctagggggtatctgaggtcatatttgaacccaggacctccagtttccaggcctggtgctctatccactaagttacCTGGCTGTCTCCACAAATAGTTATAATTATAGTTCAGCAAAGATTAACACTACAGGAAACCTTGGTTTTCCAGTAGCTACTGCTGCAAATTGAATGTGGAAATCTGATTAATTAACCTTTCACCTAGCAATCTGATGTAATAATTTCCATTGAAAAAACTTGGAGTTGATACTTTCCTTTGGTAATTAGGTACCAGTGCTCAAATGCGGAGCTTTGACACTGGCCATGAACATGAAAATAGATGggaatatttgtttattttccaaaGTATTAATAACTTATTTCtatagagagaaatgaaaaaagaaactgtTCTAGGGTCTAACTAATTTGAAGTCATTGCTCTCAATCACGGTAGCTTCTGTTCTAAAATTGTGTTCTCAATTCTTGGTCTCGtgtaattggtttttttttttttgattctgctTCCCAACTCTAGCAGCAATGCTACAGGAAAAGTGAATCTGAGTGTGATCTTGAGGGTTGGGAGATAGGCCTGCTCCCTTTCGGAccccctcccaaccccctccatATTCCTCTTTCATTGGCTGGGGTTGGAAATGTTGGAACTCCATCCCTTTAACTTAAGCAATTTTGATCCCTAAGGGGTTACTCTTTCAACTGTTCCTGGTCATTTTTACCTATCATCTGAGGCATAGCATGATGCAGGTAGTAGAAAGTCCACTAGATTTGGAAACAGGAAggttaggttcaaatcttggctctgacacacactagctttgtgactacTGACAAATCTTTTAATCTCCCCAAGCCCTGAttccttcaattataaaatgatgtTGGAAATGTACAACAGATTcagaggattgttgtgaagaaagtgctttgtatatattaaagtataataaaaatgttaatttttatttttatatctcaaCCTAAATGAAGGGAGAGCACTGAGTATGAGGAGGGAATGCCATTACAATGCTAAAAAAAGGGGCAAAGAAATGGGATGTTGGCTCAAAACCAACTGTAGCTCTCTTAAGAGTTTTGCCAGTGTCTTAACCTGCCCGTTTATTTTATTTGTGGTGCCTCATTTCTGTATTCCAGTAGCCACAGGGGTTATTGAACTGTgacttcatcttcctcctccttccaaaTTGCTAATAGTTATTTTTTGTCACactaaaattttccatttatttaaacACTTACATTCATGTACCAATATGGTATACCTGGGTGTGTGGGTACATATCTGAaacataatagaatataaatgaaTTCTAACTTGAAATCCCAACCCAAGTCAAAATATGCAATGTCTccttacaaaaaaattttttttaagaaaagtaaataactgggggcagctgggtagctcagtggattgagagccaggcctagagacaggaggtcctaggttcaaatccggcccaggcacttcccagctgtgtgaccctgggcaagtcacttgacccccattgcctacccttaccaatcttccacctataagtcaatacacagcagaagttaagggtttaaaaaaaaaacaaacaaaaaaaaagaaaagtaaataactTCAGGTTTGGGGCAAAAAAGAACAGCAATTTGTTATGTTTAAAAAGCAGACAACAGCTCTTCTGAGGAAAAGGTAGATACAGAATTACATTTTGCAAATTTTtactgatatttttattttttgcttttttttcaattacatctagaaacaaattttgacaattgttttatgacatttttgtgattcagattctctccctccttcaacCCCCTTTTCCAGTGGTAATAATGCTACTAGTTATAAAATCATAGTGGTATTAACTTTTCCATTTCATGGTTCCATAGTATTCAATGGATCAAACCTTCCCTATTACATCTCTTTCACTCTTCCCTTGTTCCACCTGAACAAGGTAAATCTAAAGAGGTTTTTGTCATCTTCACTGACTGTTCAGCTATATCACCCCAAATTTCTGCCATTAGAG encodes:
- the MC5R gene encoding melanocortin receptor 5; this translates as MMNSSIFLQTLDLNLSSLGGNMSGPMIKSKLSPCEQVGIAVEVFLTLGIVSLLENILVIGAIVKNKNLHSPMYFFVCNLAVADMLVSVSNAWETITIYLINNKHLVMEDAFVRHIDNVFDSMICISVVASMCSLLAIAVDRYVTIFYALRYHNIMTVKRSGIIIACIWTFCTGCGIIFILYYESTYVIICLITMFFTMLFLMVSLYIHMFLLARTHVKRIAALSGYSSVRQRISMKGAITLTMLLGVFIVCWAPFFLHLILMISCPQNLYCICFMSHFNMYLILIMCNSVIDPLIYAFRSQEMRKTFKEIICCYGLRMTCGFPIKY